The DNA region GTGTGTCTGGTGGTGCTGCGGGGTTACACCGACGCGGAGGACACCGCGCTCAACCTCGCCGGTCTCTCGGCGCCGATGGTCGGCTTCGTGCCGACCCCGGAGGTCGGGCAGGAGATCGACAAGGCGGCGATCGTCAACAACGCCTGGAGCTATCTGGCGGTGATGGCGATCGGCTGGGTGGTCGTGCTGATCTTCGGGCTGCGCAAGCGGGCCGCCGCAGGTGCCTGGCCGTCGCGCTGGGGCCTGATCGGCCTGGTCTCGGTCGCCGGGGCGTGGGTCGTCGGTGTCGGCTGGCTGCTGATCGACCAGGAGAGCTTCGCGGCCAAAGCGCACGGGCTTGCGGCGATCTTCACCTTCACGCCGTTCGCGCTGGCCGTCGTGCTCAACACCGACTGGGGCGTACGGAAGATCGCGCGCGAGGCCGACAAGGCGCGCACCCGGCTGGACAAGACCTACTGGGCGCTGGTCGCGGCGATGGTCGTGTTGCTGGCCGCCGGCATCGTGCTGGGCGTGACCGGGTGGCACCTGTGGCTGCTGGCGACCGAGGTCTCGCTGCTGGTGTGCTTCGCGATCTTCTGGATCATCCAGAGCTTCGACCTGATGGACCCGGAGCGCGACGCGGCCACCACGCGTCCGCGCACGGTGCTTTGATCGCGGGGCTCACCGGAAGTCGATGAGCAGGTCGTCGTCGCCGTTCTCGGGATCGGTCACGACCCGGGGGAGGCGTACGGCGGTGTCGGTGCGCTTGGCGAGCGGCACCGTCGGCCGCTCGGCCTCGTCCACCTCGGCGACGTCGTGCACGCCGGTGGTCGGGCCTGCCACCTGCGCGCGCGGGAGCACCTGGGTGCGCCAGGCACGGCAGTTGTAGGGCAGCTGCATGCCGTCCATGCCGCGGCCGTAGTCGTCGTAGAAGGCCAGCACCTCGCGGCGCTTGTCGTCCTGGGCCTCCCGCCTGAGGACCGCGATGTTGGAACGCGACAGGACCAGGTCCTGGATCGTGTGGCGGTCGACGACCTGCCAGTGCCGGAACGTGTGGGACTCGACGGCGGAGAAGAGCCCGGAGTCGTCGAGGATCTTCGTCGGGTCGAAGCCACCGTCCTGCTTGCCGATCAGCCGGCCGAGCTTGCGCACCCACGGGATCCGCTCGTCACGCTCGTTCTGGATCACGGCGAGCCGTCCGTCCGTACGCAGCACCCGCCCGACCTCCGCCAGCGCCTTGGCGTGGTCGAACCAGTGGAACGCCTGCCCGACGACGACCACGTCGTAGAGACCGTCGCCGGTCGGGATCTGCTCGGCGGTGCCGCTGGTGGCGCGTACGTCCGGGAGCTTCTCGGAGAGGATGTCGAGCATCGCGTCGTCCGGGTCGGTCGCGAAGACGTCGTGGCCCAGGCCGACGAGCACCTCGGTGAGCTTGCCGGTGCCGGCGCCGAGCTCGAGAACGCGCACCGGTTCGTCGCCGACCAGCCACTTCACCGCATCGACCGGGTAGGACGGGCGCCCGCGGTCATAGCTGTCCGCCACGCCTCCGAAGGAGCGTGCCGGGTCGGGGTTCGCTGGGTCCGTCATCTCGGTCAGGGTAACGCGCGCTTAAGGTTGACGCGTGAAGGACGATCCGCTTGCCCGGTTGGTGTCGCTCGAAGGTGTGGCCTCGGGCTTCGCCGCAGCTCGTGACGGCATCGACGTGATGCTGCGTGACCGGGGACTGCGGCGTACGTCCCCGGAGACCACCGCCGAGTCGCTGCTGCGCGGGGCGCACGCGTCGGCCGTGCTGGAGGGGTCCTCGTCGTCCCTGGGCGAGGTCCGTGCCTCCGGCGGGGACGCGATCGCGCAGGACGCGGTACGGCTCTCGACCGAGCTGCTCTCGCTGGTGCCGGTGGTGAAGCAGGCGCCGCTGCAGGCGTTCGCGCGGATCCACGCGCTCGCGGCCGGGGCGTCGTTGGAGGCCGAG from Nocardioides luteus includes:
- a CDS encoding class I SAM-dependent methyltransferase, with product MTDPANPDPARSFGGVADSYDRGRPSYPVDAVKWLVGDEPVRVLELGAGTGKLTEVLVGLGHDVFATDPDDAMLDILSEKLPDVRATSGTAEQIPTGDGLYDVVVVGQAFHWFDHAKALAEVGRVLRTDGRLAVIQNERDERIPWVRKLGRLIGKQDGGFDPTKILDDSGLFSAVESHTFRHWQVVDRHTIQDLVLSRSNIAVLRREAQDDKRREVLAFYDDYGRGMDGMQLPYNCRAWRTQVLPRAQVAGPTTGVHDVAEVDEAERPTVPLAKRTDTAVRLPRVVTDPENGDDDLLIDFR